Sequence from the Bacillota bacterium genome:
GTCCGACGCGGCCGGACCTCGGCGATGACCAGAGACAGGCGGTCCTCATGGCTTTGCGGTCCGGCCTGTCGATAATCACAGGTGGGCCGGGGACCGGCAAGACCACGGTCATCAACACCCTCATCGGTCTGCTCGAGGCCTTCGGACAACGAGTCCTCTTGTGCGCCCCGACCGGCCGGGCGGCCAAGCGGATGACGGAAGCCACCGGCCGGGAAGCCTTCACCGTGCACCGGGCCCTCGAGTACCGCTTTGTGCCTGGGCGGGGGCTGAGCTTCGCCCGCGATGAAGACAACCCGTTGGAAGCCGACGCGGTGGTCGTCGATGAGGCTTCCATGCTCGACCTGACCCTCAGCGACCGGTTGGCCCGGGCGGTCCGCCCGGGCGGGCGGTTGGTGATGGTGGGTGACATCGACCAGCTGCCGGCGGTCGGTCCCGGCAACGTCTTGCGGGACATGATCGCTTCCGGCGCCGTGGCGACGACTCGCCTGACCCATATCTACCGGCAGGGCGGTCAAAGCCTGATCGTCCAGAACGCCCACCGGATCAACCACGGCGAGATGCCGGAGTTGAACCGGCGCGATGGCGACTTCTTCTTCATCGAGGAAGACGACCCGGAGCGGATCCGTCAGGAGATCGTTCAGCTCGTCACCAGACGGCTGGCCGACTTCCGCGGCCTGGACCCGCTCCGCGACATTCAGGTCCTCAGCCCCATGCACCGGACGCCCATCGGGGTCGAAGTCCTCAACGGCGACCTGCAGGAAAGGCTCAACGCCCCCGGATCGGGCGGCGCCGAACCCGGCGGTGCGGCCACCGGCGGTCGTCTGCGCCCCGGGGATAAGGTCATGCAGATCAAGAATAACTACCAGAAAGGCGTCTTCAACGGGGACATCGGCTGGGTGACGGCCATCGATCCAGAGGAAGGCGAGACCACTGTAACCTATCTGGATTCAACCCAGGAACGGCCGGTAGTCTATGACCGCAGCGAGCTTGACGAACTCACCCTGGCCTACGCCATCTCGGTGCACAAGAGCCAGGGGTCCGAATACCGGGCCGTCGTAATGCCCGTCTCCACGCAGCACTACGTAATGTTGCAGCGAAACCTGCTCTACACGGCGATCACCCGAGCCAAGGAGTTGGTCGTGCTGGTCGGCACGAGGAAGGCCCTGTCCGTGGCCATCCGCAACGACCAGATCCAAAGGCGCTTCACCAGACTGAACGAACGACTGGCCCCCCCGCCGGCGGCCCCGCCGGCCTCCCCGGCGGCCGCGGAGACCGGAGACGGGGAAGACCGGTGATCTACCTGGATGGGTCGCCGGCCGGCATCCTCGCCAAACGCCGATTCCTGGCGGCCCTGGCCGACCTGGTCTACCCGGCTGGGCGGACCTGCCTCTGGTGCGGCCGGCCGGCGGCCGCCCCCGGCCTACCGTTCTGCCGGGATTGCCTCGCCGGACTCGTCGGGGGAGGTCCGATCGAGGTCCGCGGCGTGGCTGCCGGTCGAGCCGTGGGCGCCGGCCTCTACGATGGAGCCTTGAAAGAGGCGATCCACCGCCTGAAGTTCTCCGGGTGGACTTTCCTGGCACCGGCCCTGGCGGCGCTCCTGACCGAGGCGGTAGGCTCGACGGACCTCTGGACCGCCGACGTGGTCGTCCCCGTGCCGCTGCACCCCAAGCGGTTCATCGAACGGGGTTTCAACCAGTCGGCCCTCCTCGCCGGCGGAGTCGCCGGGGCTCTCTCAACGAGACTTGATACCGAAGGGCTACGCCGCCTGAGGCCCACGGAAAGTCAGGTCGGATTACGACCGGTGGAGAGAAGCCGTAACGTTCGGGGTGCCTTCCGGACTTCCCGGCCGGGAACCTTCCTCGGTCGGCGGGTGCTTCTTATCGACGACGTTTTGACTACGGGCTCGACGGCCGGCGACTGCGCCCGCGCTCTCAGCGACGACGGAGCCGCCAGCGTGGACCTGGCGGTGCTGGCCGTGGCCCCAAGGAGATGAACAGAGATGGGTGAATCGAAGACAAGCCTGGGAAACCAGTTCAAAGGCCGATTCAAGGTCCTGGTCACTCGGAAGATCCCGGACGCCGGCTTGCGCCTGATGGATTCCGACTGCGGCTATCAGATCCTGTCCGGTGACCCGGTCCCGACCCACGCGGAAGTTGTTCGCGGTGCGGCTGGAGTTGACGGGATCGTCTCCCTTCTGACCGAGCCGATCGACGCCGAGGTCATGGATGCGGCTCCGGGGTTGAAGGTCATTGCCAACATGGCGGTGGGTTACGACAACATTGATGTGCCTGAGGCCAAGAAGCGGGGAATCCTGGTGACCAACACCCCGGAAGTCCTCACCGAGACAACGGCCGACTTCGCCTGGGCCCTGATGATGGCGGCGGCCCGCCGAGTCATCGAGGGTGACGCCGAAGTCCGAGCGGGGCGGTGGCGTACCTGGGAGCCGGAAGGACTGCTTGGGGTCGATCTACACGGGGCCACTCTCGGGCTTATCGGATACGGCCGGATCGGCCAATCCGTGGCCAGGCGAGGCCAAGGTTTCGGCATGAAGGTGATCTTCCATGATCCCGAACGCCCTGGTTCCCTCCCGATCGACGGCGTCCTCAGCGAGGCCGACTTCATCAGTCTCCATGTCCCCCTGACCCCCCAGACCCGCAACCTCATCGGCCGCGACCAACTCAGAAGGTGCAAACGGACGGCCGTCCTGGTCAATACGTCCCGTGGGGGAGTCCTCGACCAAGAGGCCCTGGCCGAGGAACTGGCCGCCGGGACCATCTTTTCGGCCGGCCTCGACGTCTTCGAAAAGGAGCCGCTGCCGCCGAGTCACCCCCTGTGTCGACTGACCAACGTCGTCTTGGCTCCCCACATCGCCAGCGCCAGCCGGGCGACTCGTGACCGGATGGCGATGATGGCCGCCGGGAACCTTGTCGCCGGGCTCCGTGGTGAGACCCCCCCTAACCTTGTCCCAGAGCTACGGTCCTGACTCGACACGAACCCCCGCCGGAGGGCGGCGGTCGCCGACAAGAGCCGACAGTCCACAGACTATCCCCATTGCGGGATGCCATAATGGCGCCTTATCAACAGGGTTATGCACACTGTCCACAGCCCCGGCAATCCACAAGGCCGGATTGTCCACAGGTCGACGAGCGGCGTTCGCCAAACCTTCGACAACGACGGCCGAGCCCTTCCCGCGACGGGCCCGTCGAGGGAGGGGTTGAGGCCGCCGCTGAGGGAACGCGGGCGGCCACTCGGCCCAACACGCCCATGAAAAGCCCCGCTAGACGTGACCGAAAAGGCCCAAATCCGCGTCTGGTTTGACTTTTGAGGGGGCGCGTGCTATATTATCTCTGTGGCTCGACAGGCTGGGTCACAGCGATAATGGATTGGAGGAATGTTCAGGAATGCTCGGCAAGGTCAAGTGGTTCAACGCGGAAAAGGGGTACGGGTTCATCGAGCGCGAGGATGGCGGCGGGGACGTTTTCGTCCACTTCTCGGCCATCCAGATGGAAGGCTTCAAGACCCTCACTGAGGGCGAGCGGGTCGAGTTCGACATCGTCGAGGGTGCCCGCGGTCCGCAGGCGGCCAACGTCGTCAAGGCCCAGTAGGAGGCTCCACAACCGATCGACCACCAAGCTCCGGACAACCCGTCCGGAGCTTTTGATTTCCCGTGGGCCGGCCCTCGGGCTAACGCCGAAGGGTCAAAAGGCCGATATCCCATGGTGTCAAGGTCTTCCCGACAGGGGCTCCGACGCAGCAGCGGAAGGATTTTCCGGGACCCGGGGGAATAATAAGGATCGAGAGAGTCTCGAGAGGGGGATGTCCGAGCGGATGCAGATTGCCCTCAGGGGAAAGAACGTCCAGATTACCCAAGCCCTGCGGGAGTACGTCGACAAGAAGGTCGGGAAAATCGAGAGATACTTCGACGACGTGCCCGCCGCCCAGGTGACCTTAGGGGTTGAAAAGGACCGCCGCATTGTCGAAGTGACCATCCCCGTCAACGGCATCCTGCTGCGTGGAGAGGAAGCCACCGGCGACATGTACTCCTCCATCGACATGGTCATGGATAAGCTCGAGAAGCAGGTGGAGAAGTACCGGACCCAGATCTACCGCAAGTTCCGCCGGGAGGGCTTGAAGCTTCCCAGCGCCGAGAGACCGGTGGAGGTGGAGGACAGCGAGGGGCAGTTCAGAGTAGTCAAGACCAAGCGCTTCGCGATGAAACCGATGCCGGTCGAGGAAGCGATCATGCAGATGAATCTGGTTGGCCACGACTTCTTCGTCTTCGCCAACGCCGACACGGAGAAGGTCAACGTGGTCTACCGTCGGCGGGACGGGGACTACGGGCTGATCGAGCCGGAGTCCTGAGGTTCGGGCGAAGAGCGTCCCGAGCAGATTGATGAACGACCATCGAAGCCGGCGGGGGCATCCCGCCGGCTTCCTCGTCTCCGGGGCTCGTCTATCCCCCCGAGACCGCTTGATGGTATAGTAGAGGTGCACCAGCGCGACGACGGCGACCGGCCGGGGCAATTCCCTGCCCGGTCGTAGGAGGGACGGCCCGGATTGGCTGAGAACAGAGTGAGCGCCATCATCCTCGAGGGCGGGGCGTCGAAGACCACCATCGAAGAGGATATGACCGCGGTGAGGAAGGCGGTCGTCCTCGACAATATCGAGAAGATGCGGGAGACACCCGGGATCGATCAGGTCATCTTGGGGACCAACTACGCGGACCTGGCGGCTCAGGCCGAAACCCTCGGGGCGGTGGTCGACTTCAGCCTCGAGCCCTTCCATTTCGGCCGGCGCGTTTTGCGAATCGTCGGCGAGCGGGGCCTGACCAGCGTCCTCTACATGGGCGGGGCCGCGGCGCCGCTGATTCGCCGGGAGGACCTCGCCTGGATGGCCAAGCACCTCCGGGAAGAGGAGGGCATCGCCATCCTCAACAATCCCCAGTCCCCCGACATGGTCGGTTTCACCCCGGCCTCGGCCATCACCCTCATCCCGCCGCCACAGAGTGACAACGAGCTTGGCTATGCCCTGACCGACCTCGCCGGTTTGCGGCGGGTGATGGTGCCCAACTCACCCTGGGTGAGTTTCGACCTCGATACCCCGACCGACTTGGCCATCCTTTCGCTTCAGAGGACGGCCGGCCGGCGGACCACCAGGGCTCTCAGCGAGCTGAGCTTCCGCCCCGACTTGGAAAGGCTGGCCAAGGCCCTGGGCCGGGTGGAGTCGATGTTCTCGGTCATCGGCTCGGAGATTGCCTTGATTGGCCGGGTCGGCCCCCCGATCTGGGCCTTCCTCAACATGAACGTGAAAGTGCGCTTCCGCGTCTTCTCCGAAGAGCGGGGGATGAAGGCCCTCGGCCGCCAGGACCGCGGGGAAGTCGTCTCCCTCGTCGGGCACTTCATCGACCGGGAGGGTCCGGAGCCCTTCTTCGCCTACCTCGGGACTATTTGCCAGGCAGCCCTGTTCGACAGCCGGGTCCTCTTCGCCCACTGGAAGAAGCAAGTCTCCGATTGGGATCGTTTTCAGTCCGACCTGGGCCGCTTCGACCTGATCCAGGACCCCGAGGTGAGGGAGTTCGCCCGCGCCGCCCAGGCCGCCGCAATCCCGATCATCCTGGGCGGACACGCCCTGGTTTCGGGCGGACTCTGGCTCCTAGCCGAGGACTCCCTGGCCGTCCAGGGACTTGAGGCCAATCGGCTGATGCAGTTCTAGCAGGGGTTTGCAGGCCGCGGTCCCAGTTACCATAACTAAGGCCGGCCAATGAAGGCAGGCAACATTTCACCCAAAAGAAGGAAAACCCTGGGTTGAGTCGAAATGATGTAGAAAGCTAAGCACCAGGAAACGGATTTCCTGACTTCGAGGAGCCCACTAAATGAGCAGGGAAGACCTGAACGGCAGCCAGCGTGACCGGATCAAGGAGTACGAGCGGCTGATCGGCCAGATCCGGGACGTCATTTCGGCCCGGGTCATCACCGATGCTCAGGGCAGCATCGAGGAGATTCACGTGTTGGCCGGCTCCAGCAGGAGCCCCAAGCAGATCGTCCGCGATGTCGAATCCGCTTTCATGACCCAGTTCGGGCTCAACGTCGACCACAAGAAGATCAGCATTGCCCAGGTCCAAGACCAGGGAGAGATCCCCCTTGAGCAGACCAGGGTCAAGCTTGGTTCAGTCAGTTTCAGCACCACCGGGCCCCGCGCCGACTGTCATGTTCAGCTCGAGGTGTCGGGGGACGGCTATGAGGGCAGCGCCAGCGGGGCCAATTCGGCCACCGGCCGCCTCAGACTCGTCGCCGTGGCTACGGTGGCTGCGGTCGAGCAGTACTTCAAGTCCTCGCCGATGTTTTCCGTCGATGAGGTGACCCCGCTCCACCTGGGCAACCGCGTGGCCGTGAACGTCGTCCTGACTCTCCTGACGGCCGCCGGTGAAGAGAGCTTCGTCGGTTCCTCACTGGTCAAAGAGGACGAGCGAGAGGCTGTTGCCAGAGCCACCTTGGACGCCATCAACCGCAAGATTGCGGTCCTCGTGAAGAAGTCCTGAGGCCCCATTTAGGAGGCGGTGTCCTAACCGTGTTTCACCCCGACGGGCGCAGGGATGGATCCGTGACGCCCGCGGCCAAAAGTTAAGAGTGGACCGACGGCTTGAGAGCTGTCCACACCTCGAGCGGAGCGGTTGCCTATCCTCATAGCGAACGGGATAGAGTTGACCGTGACGGGAGGTCCAAACGACCTAATGGGCAAGATATTCCGCGTCGTAGTAGTCCTGCTGGCTCTGTTGTTGGCTGGCGGCGCCGTTTATCAGTGGGGTTGAAAGCCTAGGTTTTTGGGTCGTCGGTCCGTTTTTCTTTTTTTCCAGTGTCAAGGAGGACGCCATTATGGCCCGCCAGAAGAACGAAATCGTCGTCAACATCTACGTGGCCCTGGTCATCGTGGCTGGCGGGCTTATGTTGCTCCGGTTCAACCCGTGGCCGGTCAGCCATGCCTGGCTCAACGGGTTGTTTTTCATGCTCCTGGCCCTGGGGACGGAAGCCATGCCGATCAGCCTCCCGCGGGGGGGCGGCACGGTCTCGGTCGCCTTTGGCGTCCTTTACGCGGCCATCTTGACCTTCGGCCCGTCCTTTGCCCCCTGGGTGGCCGCCCTCGGGACGATCCGCCGCCGGGAGTTGACCGGGGACGTCCCCTGGCACAAGCTCCTCTTCAACCGGGCCCAGCTGGCTCTGGCCGCCGGCGCCGCGGCCGTAGTCTACGTCCAGCTCGGCGGCGCTCCCCCGGGGATGCCTTTCGACGGCCGTCATCTCGTGGCCTTGGCTTGTTCGGCCCTGACTTTCTTTGTCATCAACATGAGCACGGTGGCCGTGGCCATCTCCCTCTCGCAGGGGGTCCCCTTCTGGAACAACTGGCTCCTCAACTTCCGCTGGGCCGCCCCTCACGACCTGGCCCTGATGCCTCTGGGCGGGCTCATTGCGGTGGTCTTCAACAGCGTCGGATACCTCGGGGTCCTGCTCTTCTTCCTGCCGCTCCTGATCGCCCGTTACTCCCTGCAGCGCTACAACGACCTCCGGACGGTCTACCTCAGCACCATCAGTGCCCTGGTCCGGGCCCTTGAGCAGAAAGACCCGTACACTCAGGGCCACTCC
This genomic interval carries:
- the raiA gene encoding ribosome-associated translation inhibitor RaiA, which encodes MQIALRGKNVQITQALREYVDKKVGKIERYFDDVPAAQVTLGVEKDRRIVEVTIPVNGILLRGEEATGDMYSSIDMVMDKLEKQVEKYRTQIYRKFRREGLKLPSAERPVEVEDSEGQFRVVKTKRFAMKPMPVEEAIMQMNLVGHDFFVFANADTEKVNVVYRRRDGDYGLIEPES
- a CDS encoding D-glycerate dehydrogenase produces the protein MGESKTSLGNQFKGRFKVLVTRKIPDAGLRLMDSDCGYQILSGDPVPTHAEVVRGAAGVDGIVSLLTEPIDAEVMDAAPGLKVIANMAVGYDNIDVPEAKKRGILVTNTPEVLTETTADFAWALMMAAARRVIEGDAEVRAGRWRTWEPEGLLGVDLHGATLGLIGYGRIGQSVARRGQGFGMKVIFHDPERPGSLPIDGVLSEADFISLHVPLTPQTRNLIGRDQLRRCKRTAVLVNTSRGGVLDQEALAEELAAGTIFSAGLDVFEKEPLPPSHPLCRLTNVVLAPHIASASRATRDRMAMMAAGNLVAGLRGETPPNLVPELRS
- a CDS encoding ATP-dependent RecD-like DNA helicase — encoded protein: MTTLEGTVEKVQYFNEENLYTVARLAVPGGPTATFVGNFAPLSVGERVRLSGQWINHPDYGRQLQVETYEVLPPTTLKGLERYLGSGLIKGIGPATARRLVEAFGQDTLRVIEEEPARLRQVEGIGPIKADRIATSLAEQHDLKEVMIFLQGYEVSPGFAHRLYRQYGRRTIEVIKANPYRLADEVFGVGFKTADRLALKFGTAPDDPHRLSSGIRYALNEAAGEGHVFLPLDILRQKAGELLAVSPTQFEMALSGLISGEDVTLDGPAVYLTALYKAEVSLANRLRSIDSAAGIPLGPENTVASILDAEVKSGPTRPDLGDDQRQAVLMALRSGLSIITGGPGTGKTTVINTLIGLLEAFGQRVLLCAPTGRAAKRMTEATGREAFTVHRALEYRFVPGRGLSFARDEDNPLEADAVVVDEASMLDLTLSDRLARAVRPGGRLVMVGDIDQLPAVGPGNVLRDMIASGAVATTRLTHIYRQGGQSLIVQNAHRINHGEMPELNRRDGDFFFIEEDDPERIRQEIVQLVTRRLADFRGLDPLRDIQVLSPMHRTPIGVEVLNGDLQERLNAPGSGGAEPGGAATGGRLRPGDKVMQIKNNYQKGVFNGDIGWVTAIDPEEGETTVTYLDSTQERPVVYDRSELDELTLAYAISVHKSQGSEYRAVVMPVSTQHYVMLQRNLLYTAITRAKELVVLVGTRKALSVAIRNDQIQRRFTRLNERLAPPPAAPPASPAAAETGDGEDR
- a CDS encoding cold shock domain-containing protein; the protein is MLGKVKWFNAEKGYGFIEREDGGGDVFVHFSAIQMEGFKTLTEGERVEFDIVEGARGPQAANVVKAQ
- a CDS encoding ComF family protein; the protein is MIYLDGSPAGILAKRRFLAALADLVYPAGRTCLWCGRPAAAPGLPFCRDCLAGLVGGGPIEVRGVAAGRAVGAGLYDGALKEAIHRLKFSGWTFLAPALAALLTEAVGSTDLWTADVVVPVPLHPKRFIERGFNQSALLAGGVAGALSTRLDTEGLRRLRPTESQVGLRPVERSRNVRGAFRTSRPGTFLGRRVLLIDDVLTTGSTAGDCARALSDDGAASVDLAVLAVAPRR